The proteins below are encoded in one region of Phaseolus vulgaris cultivar G19833 chromosome 1, P. vulgaris v2.0, whole genome shotgun sequence:
- the LOC137815820 gene encoding uncharacterized protein — protein MATMRRGNARATGEEMSMQRVLEIMRGLQDDMAESKLEQERMQADLEASHARNEELRRVNEELRQGLRNNPGQREPDEMEHLTPPREFSTPFSQEILDAAIPNTFAGPKVIFTGMEDPEAHLTAFHTQMVLVGGSDAARCRLFMSTLTGMAMDWFISLPNGHITSFQQLSQLFREQYLANRAPPPVSYDIFDVKQYQGESLKEYINRFGAQVVKTGTSEEPMIVYAFRKGVSPGPFCESTIRNRPRTFAEIRRRAVEHIASEGELDELVRSSFLKDYVAEPAETPTLPAPTEEQAHEMPVLGEVHTIAGGFSGGGPTASQRKKYARGVNSIEERISGEPWESDLVFTRGDLRDVVPHDNDPVVISVVTTGRKVHRVLVDQGSSADVMFLSTFNKLRLSPDLLRPYTGCLYGFADNQVEVRGYLELRTTFTDGEASRTESIRYLVVNAHSAYNILLGRPALNRLNAVSSTRHMKMKLPNLSGKVIVIKSDQEEARKCYENSLKSRKSVFMVFERPPSVDATGDALRVNAC, from the exons ATGGCCACCATGAGACGAGGTAATGCACGCGCTACGGGTGAGGAGATGTCCATGCAGCgagtcctggagataatgcgagGGCTGCAAGACGATATGGCAGAATCGAAGTTGGAACAGGAGCGCATGCAAGCGGACCTCGAGGCCTCGCAtgcaaggaacgaagagctccgtcGGGTGAATGAAGAGCTGCGCCAGGGTCTGAGGAACAACCCGGGGCAACGCGAACCAGATGAGATGGAACATCTCACCCCGCCGAGGGAATtctccactcccttctcgcaggaaatcttagacgcagcgatccccaacacgttcgcggggcctaAGGTGATTTTCACCggaatggaggatcctgaggcacacctcactgcgttccacacgcagatggtgttAGTAGGAGGTTCCGACGCTGCAAGATGCaggctcttcatgagcactttaaCTGGGATGGCGATGGATTGGTTTATTAGCCTTCCtaacggccatatcacctctttcCAACAGTTGTCACAGCTGTTCAGAGAGCAATACCTGGCAAACAGGGCCCCGCCGCCAGTTTCCTATGACATATTTGACgtgaagcaataccaaggggaGAGTTTGAAAgaatacatcaaccgcttcggggcccaaGTGGTGAAAACCGGTACCTCGGAAgagcccatgattgtgtatgcCTTCAGAAAGGGCGTGAGTCCCGGCCCCTTTTGCGAGTCTACCATACGCAATCGCCCAAGGACTTTCGCCGAAATACGGCGTCGCGCGGTGGAGCATATCGCTTCcgagggagag CTAGACGAGCTTGTGAGAAGcagtttcctgaaggattatgtTGCGGAACCCGCCGAGACACCCACCCTGCCGGCGCCCACAGAAGAACAGGCGCACGAGATGCCCGTGctcggcgaggtccataccatcGCCGGAGGATTTTCTGGTGgcggacccaccgcctcccagaggaagaagtacgcgagggGGGTTAACTCAATTGAAGAGAGAATCTCGGGTGAGccatgggagtcagacctcgtgttcacgaggggggatctccgagacgttgtgccccacgacaacgaccccgtagTCATCTCAGTTGTCACAACGGGTCGTAAGGTACACAGAGTCCTTGTCGACCAAGGGAGCtctgcagacgtcatgtttttgTCGACGTTCAACAAGCTGCGTTTGTCCCCTGACCttctgaggccctacacaggctgcctatatgggttcgcagACAACCAAGTGGAGGTCCGAGGCTACTTGGAGTTAAGGACGACATTCACAGATGGAGAAGCCTCGCGCACCGAAAGTATACGATACTTGGTTGTAAACGCCCAttccgcctacaacatcttgttggggagACCGGCGCTGAATAGGCTCAACGCAGTATCCTCCACgcgtcatatgaagatgaagctacccaACCTCAGCGGCAAGGTAATAgttatcaagtcggatcaggaggaagcgcggaagtgctatgaaaacagcctaaAATCGAGGAaaagcgtgttcatggtgtttgagcgTCCGCCAAGTGTCGACGCGACAGGCGACGCCCTCCGGGTCAACGCCTGTTGA